Proteins from a genomic interval of bacterium:
- the surE gene encoding 5'/3'-nucleotidase SurE, producing MSNKPKILITNDDGIHAPGLAALAEVMQELGDIEVVAPDTERSAAGHAITMLHILRVFDIYKNGDVFGRAVNGTPADCVKLALSNLIAKPPQLVVSGVNPGPNTGTNVLYSGTVSAAMEGAIYGIPSLAVSMGTLKNKQDFRPAQFYARQVAAMMLEKGLPKGVMLNLNVPSLPQEAIKGLKTTFQSVYQYNDSYEKRKDPRGRDYYWLSLEDAQVLDDSPDADANAVAAGYASLTPLSLNLTQRDFLGKMKEWMS from the coding sequence ATGTCAAACAAACCTAAAATTTTGATTACCAATGATGATGGTATCCATGCACCTGGATTGGCAGCCTTGGCAGAAGTGATGCAGGAATTAGGCGATATTGAAGTCGTGGCCCCGGATACCGAGCGGAGCGCTGCCGGTCATGCGATCACCATGCTGCACATTTTACGGGTTTTTGATATTTATAAAAACGGGGATGTTTTCGGAAGAGCGGTTAATGGCACCCCGGCGGATTGCGTTAAACTGGCATTGAGCAACTTAATTGCCAAACCGCCTCAGCTGGTGGTATCCGGCGTGAACCCGGGACCCAATACCGGAACCAATGTGTTGTATTCCGGGACCGTCTCAGCAGCTATGGAAGGCGCTATTTATGGGATTCCCAGTTTGGCGGTTTCGATGGGAACCCTGAAGAATAAACAGGATTTTCGTCCGGCTCAATTTTATGCCAGGCAGGTGGCAGCCATGATGCTTGAAAAAGGACTGCCCAAAGGCGTCATGCTTAATTTGAACGTCCCCAGTCTTCCGCAAGAAGCGATCAAAGGATTGAAGACCACCTTTCAATCGGTGTATCAATATAATGACAGCTATGAGAAGCGAAAAGATCCCCGCGGGCGTGACTACTACTGGCTTTCCCTGGAAGATGCTCAAGTATTGGATGATAGTCCGGATGCAGATGCCAATGCCGTGGCAGCAGGCTATGCGTCTTTGACACCACTATCCTTGAATTTAACTCAGCGGGATTTTTTGGGTAAAATGAAAGAATGGATGAGCTGA